Below is a window of Humulus lupulus chromosome 9, drHumLupu1.1, whole genome shotgun sequence DNA.
AGGGCCACCCACGAGATGAAGGTGATAGGTGCACGAGacgcccctcgcgaggccctggtggcgtgCACTAATGGCACAATacacctctcgcgaggccctgcgCGTTCGACACTGATGGCGCGAGACACCTCTCGCGACGCCCTGCACGCGTGGTGCTGATGGTGTGAGacgcctctcgcgaggccctacGTGCGCGACACTGATGGAACGATACGCCTTTCATGAGGCCCTGTGCGCACGGCACTAATTGTGCGAGagcctctcgcgaggccctgcaCACACGGCACTGATTGCGCGAGAAGCCTCTCGCAAGGCCCTGCGCGTGCGGCACTGATGGCGTGGGATGCCTCCTCGTGAGGCCCTGGTGGCGTGGTGCGGATGGCGCGAGAAGCCTCTCGCAAGACCCTGCGCACGCGGTACTGATGACACGAGacgcctctcgcgaggccctgtGCATGCGACACTGATGGTGCGAGACGCCACTAGCAAGGCCTTGCGCGTGCGGCACTGATGGCGCGAGATACCTCCTTGTGAGGCCCTGGTGGCATGGCGTGTCTCGAGGCCATGCTAAAGATCCTACTCGAGGGGAGGCAGTCGCGATAAGGGTCTCGTGAGGGGCTGATGCGTGTGACGCGGGGCGCTGCCTGGTGTGTGAGAtgtggcctcgctgggtgcatgGGTGCTAGGTACGCCGAGAATAGCATTGCTTACCTCCCTGCGAGAAGATGTTGCCCGAGGGCCTTGTGGCATAAGCATGTATTTAGGTGTTTAGGGGACCTTAACGTGTGCTTTGGACCTTTCACAAGTACGGAATTTTGAGAGTCCACAATAAGCTATGCTAAGCATCGGTACTTTGTGTAACGACACCCAACGTCAAGTTTATAGTCTACTGTCATGTgtcaaagcaaggtttgggttgtgtgctgatgcagaatgacaaagtaatagcctatgcatcaaggtagctgaaggaatacgagcaacactatccaacacatgatatggagttggcagcggtggtctttgcattgaaaatctgccgccattatctttacggagaattgtgtgagatttatacagaccacaagagcttaaagtatttcttcacatagaaggagctcaacatgaggcagcgcaagtggttataattagtaaaggattatgactgcgaaatcctgtaccccccgggaaaggcaaacatagttgttgatgcgctaagcaggaagagttatggaaatctagcagcGTTAGTCGGAATAAAAAATTCgattcagcaagagctgatcaatgccggaatagaagtagtcattggtaaactggctaacttgtccatccagtcaagtctgttagaagatatacggatttaAAGACTCAAAATGCTTGCTGAATTTCAAGGCTGGTTTGCTGGACTCTACCCAAGTGACTTTGGACTCCTCTTCATTGCTAGATTCTTCATCATCCTCAAAGATATTCAGCCCCAAATCAGCCTTGCAAATATCTCTATTAAAGGTTTCAGCCACAAGTGTCTCAAGTACACTCAAACTAGAACATTCTTCTATGTCATCCGGAAACTTCATGGCTTGGAAAACACTAAAGGTCACTTGTTGATCGTTCACCCTCATGTTAAGTTCTCCATTTTGCACATTAATCAAAGTCCTCCCTGTGGCAAGAAATGGCCTCCCCAATATTATGGGTACTTCTCGATCCGCTTCATAGTCAAGAATGATGAAATCGGCCGGGAACATGAACTTGTCAACCTGCACTAGTACATCCTCAATCTTCCCTTCCGGATGAGCCATTGATCTGTTTGCTAACTGCAATGTAACTGTGGTTGGCCGAGCTTCACCAATGCCCAACTTCTTGAAAATAGACATAGGCATTAGATTAATACTAGCACCCAAATCGCATAAAGCTCTTCCCACGTCTCTCCCACCAATGGAACATGGAATTGTAAAACTGCCTGGATCTTTTAATTTAGGAGGAATTTTTCTTTTCAACATAGCACTGCAACCTTTTGTTAGAGCAACTGTTTCGAACTCACCCAGCCTCCttttctttgtcaaaatatcTTTCAAGAACTTCATGTAGTTGGGCATTTGCTCCAAGGCTTCCACTAAGGGAATATTGATATGGAGCTGCTTCAAAACATCCAGAAACCTCCTGAATTGCCCATCTTGCTGCTGTTTTTTAAAACgttgaggaaatggtggaggtggcttgtGTAAAGTCTTTTCTGCAGCAGAATGTTGACCCGATGCTGTATCAACTGGGTTGAATTCAGCAGCTGAACTTGCTGGTTTTTTACTCGTTTCCCCTTcggtttggattgaagtgggctccttGCTGCCCTTTGTTTTCTCATCATTAATTTCCAGAATTTTCCCACTCCGTAGATTAATTGCTTTGCAGTGTTCTTTACCATCCCTCCTTGGATTCTCGGTATCACTAGGCAAAGAACCTTGGGGCCTATTTTTCAGATCATTGGCCAGTTGCCCCAACTGAATTTCCAGATTGCGAAGAGAAGCTGCTTGGCTTTGAATCACAGCATCATTCTTTGCCAT
It encodes the following:
- the LOC133800271 gene encoding uncharacterized protein LOC133800271; its protein translation is MFQMLQTVGQFSGMPTEDPHLHLRSFLEVSDSFMLQGVSEEALRLKLFPFSLRDRARSWLNTLPPDSVTNWNDLAEFFLRKYFPPTRNAKFRSEIMSFQQLEDESTSDAWERFKELLRKCPHHGIPHCIQMETFYNGLNAVSRMVLDASANGAILSKSYNEAFEILERIASNNYQWSNTRAPTSRKVAGVLEVDALTALTAQMASMTNILKNMSLGGNIQPAAAIQSAEISCVYCGDGHTFENCPSNPASVCYVGNQNFNCNNNPYSNSYNPAWRQHPNLSWGGGGGEGQGASSSGAPAQGKQSCPPGFSQQPRAQQPHQSQGSQSSSLESLMRDYMAKNDAVIQSQAASLRNLEIQLGQLANDLKNRPQGSLPSDTENPRRDGKEHCKAINLRSGKILEINDEKTKGSKEPTSIQTEGETSKKPASSAAEFNPVDTASGQHSAAEKTLHKPPPPFPQRFKKQQQDGQFRRFLDVLKQLHINIPLVEALEQMPNYMKFLKDILTKKRRLGEFETVALTKGCSAMLKRKIPPKLKDPGSFTIPCSIGGRDVGRALCDLGASINLMPMSIFKKLGIGEARPTTVTLQLANRSMAHPEGKIEDVLVQVDKFMFPADFIILDYEADREVPIILGRPFLATGRTLINVQNGELNMRVNDQQVTFSVFQAMKFPDDIEECSSLSVLETLVAETFNRDICKADLGLNIFEDDEESSNEEESKVTWVESSKPALKFSKHFESLNPYIF